The following are from one region of the Tenacibaculum dicentrarchi genome:
- a CDS encoding tRNA dihydrouridine synthase: MSFTLLSSPLQGFTDFRFRNAQHKYFGGIDTYYAPYIRLNGKMVVKSSYKRDLLPENNNTLTVIPQVITNDPDEFLFVAKYVQSLGYNELNWNLGCPYPMVTKSGMGSGLICNPARIDEVLHKAHNETDILVSMKMRMGYENSEEILNSFPILDKYPLKNVAIHARIGKQLYKGGVDLDAFQKCIDVAKHQLYYNGDITSVAGFKAMQERFPSISHFMIGRGLIADPFLPQMIKDNTTEYPKDRWQRFEDFHNEIYQQYDEFLSGPTPIKMKMLGFWEYFSQSFSNPQKTYKKIKKAGNPKKYQAAVKEILATEK, translated from the coding sequence ATGAGTTTTACATTACTTTCATCACCTTTACAAGGTTTTACTGATTTTAGATTTAGAAATGCACAACATAAATATTTTGGTGGTATTGATACTTATTATGCACCATATATTAGATTAAATGGTAAAATGGTTGTGAAATCGAGCTATAAGCGTGATTTATTACCTGAAAACAATAACACGTTAACTGTTATTCCTCAAGTTATTACTAATGACCCTGATGAATTCTTATTCGTTGCTAAATATGTACAAAGTTTAGGTTATAATGAGTTAAACTGGAACTTAGGTTGTCCATATCCGATGGTTACAAAATCAGGAATGGGTTCTGGATTAATTTGTAATCCTGCTAGAATTGATGAAGTTTTACACAAAGCACACAACGAAACTGATATTTTAGTTTCAATGAAAATGCGAATGGGTTATGAAAATAGTGAGGAAATTTTAAACTCCTTCCCTATTTTAGATAAATATCCTTTAAAAAATGTAGCTATTCACGCACGTATCGGAAAACAATTATACAAAGGTGGTGTTGATTTAGATGCTTTTCAAAAATGTATTGATGTTGCGAAACATCAATTATATTATAACGGAGATATTACATCGGTAGCAGGTTTTAAAGCAATGCAAGAACGTTTTCCTAGTATTAGTCACTTTATGATTGGTCGTGGTTTAATTGCTGACCCATTTTTACCACAGATGATTAAAGACAATACCACGGAATACCCTAAAGATAGATGGCAACGTTTTGAAGATTTTCATAATGAAATTTATCAACAATACGATGAATTTTTATCAGGACCAACACCTATAAAAATGAAAATGTTAGGTTTTTGGGAATATTTCTCTCAATCATTCTCTAATCCACAGAAAACTTACAAAAAAATTAAAAAAGCTGGAAATCCTAAAAAATATCAAGCAGCTGTAAAAGAAATTTTAGCTACTGAAAAATAA
- the pbpC gene encoding penicillin-binding protein 1C translates to MFFNVLKKYRLKIIITILFISIYYLCLPHKLFLSPTSTVVTAKNNQLLGAVIAKDGQWRFPELDSVPKKFEACILQFEDAHFYQHFGFNPISIGKAFIENIKAKRVIRGGSTLTQQVIRLSRENKHRSYLEKIKELVLATRLEFRLSKKDILKLYASNAPFGGNVVGLEMASWRYFGLKPYQLSWAETATLAVLPNAPSLIYPGKNQQKLKLKRNRLLKKLYQQKIIDKVTYQLALEEFLPEKPYPLPSIAPHFVQEVAKNNQGEYIQSSLDIHIQKQVNNLIKQHYLHQKQNEVYNMSVLVLDVATRKVISYVGNSPTDKEHQKDVNNVVSARSTGSTLKPFLYAQMLQSGAILPSQLVADIPTEIAGYTPKNFDLNFDGAVPANQALTRSLNIPSVRMLQTYGLEKFNEDLKAYNIYDINKSADYYGLSLILGGAEASLWDLCKTFAGYAGVVNHFETTNHNYYSNEFIEPSYLKAEKITFGNIQENDTHIDAGVAFTTLNTLTEVNRPFTEQSWKYFDSSQKIGWKTGTSFGNKDAWAIGVTPKYVVGVWVGNSDGEGRPDLTGVGSAAPLLFNVFDVLPKSTWFLEPFEALIEEEICVKSGYLALPICKSVIKRIPKNGVRAKPCPYHKQITVDASENFQVTSNCESITNIKNKTWFILPPLMAHYYKQKNADYTILPTYRSDCDKLQKNTMDFVFPTKKYSKISLTKGDNNKLNPIILKVTHTNSSAILYWYLNNVFISSTTQYHEQAITPQKGNHKIMVVDNFGNEQICFLEIL, encoded by the coding sequence ATGTTTTTTAACGTATTAAAAAAGTACAGATTAAAAATAATTATTACTATATTATTTATTAGTATCTATTACTTATGTTTACCTCATAAATTATTTTTAAGCCCAACATCAACAGTTGTTACAGCTAAGAATAATCAACTTTTAGGTGCTGTTATTGCAAAAGATGGACAATGGCGATTTCCTGAATTAGATTCTGTTCCTAAAAAGTTTGAAGCCTGTATTTTACAATTTGAAGATGCTCATTTTTATCAACATTTTGGATTTAATCCAATATCAATAGGAAAAGCATTTATTGAAAATATAAAAGCAAAACGAGTAATTAGAGGTGGAAGTACACTTACACAACAAGTAATTCGATTATCTAGAGAAAATAAACATAGGTCTTATCTAGAAAAAATAAAAGAATTAGTATTAGCAACTCGATTAGAGTTTCGGTTATCAAAAAAAGATATTTTAAAATTATATGCTTCAAACGCTCCTTTTGGAGGGAATGTAGTGGGGTTAGAAATGGCTTCTTGGCGTTACTTCGGATTAAAACCCTATCAGCTTTCTTGGGCAGAAACAGCAACTTTGGCAGTGTTACCAAATGCACCTTCTTTAATTTATCCAGGGAAAAATCAACAAAAATTAAAATTAAAAAGAAATAGATTACTTAAAAAATTATATCAACAAAAAATTATAGATAAAGTAACATATCAATTAGCTTTAGAGGAATTTTTACCTGAAAAACCATATCCATTACCAAGTATAGCACCACATTTTGTACAAGAAGTTGCTAAAAATAATCAAGGAGAATATATTCAAAGTTCACTAGATATTCATATACAAAAACAAGTAAATAATTTAATAAAACAACATTATTTGCATCAAAAACAAAATGAAGTATATAATATGTCTGTGTTAGTTTTAGATGTTGCTACACGAAAAGTAATAAGTTATGTAGGTAATTCTCCAACAGATAAAGAACATCAAAAAGATGTAAATAATGTTGTTTCAGCACGAAGTACGGGGAGTACTTTAAAACCTTTTTTATATGCACAAATGTTACAATCTGGTGCAATATTACCGAGTCAATTAGTAGCAGATATACCTACTGAAATTGCAGGTTACACCCCGAAAAATTTCGATTTAAATTTTGATGGTGCAGTACCTGCTAATCAGGCTTTAACTCGTTCTTTAAATATCCCTTCGGTTCGTATGTTGCAAACCTATGGATTAGAGAAATTCAATGAAGATTTAAAAGCTTATAACATATATGATATTAATAAATCGGCAGATTATTATGGATTATCATTAATTTTGGGAGGAGCAGAAGCGAGTTTGTGGGATTTGTGTAAAACATTTGCAGGTTATGCAGGTGTTGTAAATCATTTTGAAACTACAAATCATAATTATTATTCAAATGAATTTATTGAACCTAGTTATTTGAAAGCTGAAAAAATAACTTTTGGAAATATTCAAGAAAATGATACACATATTGATGCGGGTGTTGCTTTTACAACTTTAAATACATTGACAGAAGTTAACAGACCTTTTACAGAACAATCTTGGAAATATTTTGATTCTTCTCAAAAAATAGGTTGGAAAACAGGTACTAGTTTTGGTAATAAAGATGCTTGGGCAATTGGTGTAACTCCTAAATATGTTGTTGGAGTTTGGGTTGGAAATTCTGACGGAGAAGGAAGACCCGATTTAACAGGTGTAGGAAGTGCAGCTCCTTTATTATTTAATGTTTTTGATGTGTTGCCAAAATCAACTTGGTTTTTAGAACCTTTCGAAGCCTTAATTGAAGAAGAAATTTGTGTGAAAAGTGGTTATTTAGCGTTACCAATTTGTAAGTCAGTTATAAAACGGATTCCTAAAAATGGCGTAAGAGCAAAGCCATGCCCATATCACAAGCAAATAACTGTTGATGCGTCTGAAAATTTTCAAGTAACATCTAATTGCGAGTCTATAACTAATATAAAAAACAAAACTTGGTTTATTTTACCTCCTTTAATGGCACATTATTATAAGCAAAAAAATGCCGATTATACTATTTTACCAACTTACAGAAGTGATTGTGATAAGTTACAAAAGAATACAATGGATTTTGTATTTCCAACAAAAAAATATTCTAAAATATCTTTAACAAAAGGCGATAATAATAAATTAAACCCTATTATTTTAAAAGTAACACATACTAATAGTAGTGCTATTTTGTATTGGTATTTAAATAATGTTTTTATTTCGAGTACAACCCAGTATCATGAACAGGCAATAACGCCTCAAAAAGGAAATCATAAAATTATGGTGGTAGATAATTTTGGAAATGAACAAATATGCTTCTTGGAAATTTTATAA